A single Vulpes vulpes isolate BD-2025 chromosome 16, VulVul3, whole genome shotgun sequence DNA region contains:
- the NAGA gene encoding alpha-N-acetylgalactosaminidase: protein MLLKTVVLLALVAQVLVLENGLLRKPPMGWLAWERFRCNTDCDEDPKNCISERLFLEMADHLAQDGWRDLGYTYLNIDDCWIGGRDAKGHLIPDPKRFPNGIAFLADYAHSLGLKLGIYEDMGNFTCMGYPGTTLDKVIQDAQTFAEWKVDMLKLDGCFSTPEERAKGYPMMAAALNATGRPIAFSCSWPAYEGGLPPKVNYTLLTEICNVWRNYDDIQDSWGSVLSILDWFVDNQDILQPVAGPGHWNDPDMLLIGNFGLSFEQARAQMALWTVLAAPLFMSTDLRTISAQNMDILQNPLMIKINQDPLGIQGRRILKEKFHIEVFMRPLASEASALVFFSRRTDIPYHYHSSLAQLNFNSSDTYEAQNVYTGDVISGLHSTTNFTVTINPSGVVMWYLYPIRKLGTPQH, encoded by the exons ATGTTGCTGAAGACAG TGGTCTTGCTGGCCCTGGTGGCCCAGGTGCTGGTGCTAGAGAACGGGCTCCTGCGGAAGCCACCTATGGGCTGGCTGGCTTGGGAACGCTTTCGCTGCAACACTGACTGTGATGAGGACCCGAAGAACTGCATCAG TGAGCGGCTCTTCTTGGAGATGGCCGACCACCTGGCACAGGATGGATGGCGGGACCTAGGCTACACATACCTTAACATCGACGACTGCTGGATTGGTGGGCGTGACGCTAAAGGCCACCTGATACCTGACCCAAAGAGGTTCCCCAACGGCATTGCCTTCCTGGCTGACTAT GCTCACTCCCTGGGTCTGAAGCTGGGCATCTACGAGGACATGGGCAACTTCACTTGCATGGGCTACCCAGGCACCACGCTAGACAAGGTGATTCAGGATGCTCAAACCTTTGCCGAGTGGAAGGTGGACATGCTGAAGTTGGATGGCTGCTTTTCGACCCCCGAGGAGCGGGCCAAGG GGTACCCCATGATGGCAGCTGCCCTGAATGCCACAGGCCGCCCCATTGCCTTCTCCTGCAGTTGGCCAGCCTATGAAGGGGGACTTCCTCCAAAG GTGAACTACACTCTGCTGACAGAAATCTGCAACGTCTGGCGCAACTATGATGACATCCAGGACTCCTGGGGTAGTGTGCTCTCCATCCTGGACTGGTTTGTGGACAACCAGGACATACTGCAGCCGGTGGCAGGCCCCGGGCACTGGAATGACCCAGACATG CTGCTCATAGGGAACTTTGGCCTCAGCTTTGAGCAAGCCCGGGCCCAGATGGCCCTATGGACAGTGCTAGCAGCCCCCCTCTTCATGTCCACGGACCTGCGTACCATCTCTGCCCAGAACATGGACATTCTGCAGAATCCACTCATGATTAAAATCAACCAGGATCCCTTGGGCATCCAGGGACGCAGGATTCTCAAG GAAAAATTCCACATTGAAGTGTTCATGCGGCCCCTGGCCAGTGAGGCCAGCGCCTTAGTCTTCTTCAGCCGCCGGACGGATATACCGTATCACTACCACTCATCCCTCGCCCAGCTGAACTTCAACAGCTCCGACACGTATGAG GCCCAGAACGTCTACACGGGTGATGTCATCAGTGGTCTCCACTCTACAACCAACTTCACAGTGACCATCAACCCCTCAGGGGTAGTGATGTGGTACCTGTATCCCATCAGGAAGCTGGGGACGCCCCAGCACTAA